One Ochotona princeps isolate mOchPri1 chromosome 29, mOchPri1.hap1, whole genome shotgun sequence genomic region harbors:
- the HVCN1 gene encoding voltage-gated hydrogen channel 1 isoform X2, translating to MSKFLRHFTVVGDDYHSWNINYKKWENEEDEDEEQPPATPASGEEGTAAPTADPEAAPSPAPRPPLDVRSWLRKLFSSHRFQVIIICLVVLDALLVLAELILDLKIIQPDQNNYAARVFHYMSVAILVFFMMEIFLKIFVFRLEFFHHKFEILDAVVVVVSFILDIVLLFREHEFEALGLLILLRLWRVARIINGIIISVKTRSERKLLRLKQMNIQLAAKVQHLEFSCSEKEQEIERLNKLLREHGLLGEVN from the exons ATGAGCAAGTTCCTGAGGCACTTCACTGTGGTCGGGGACGACTACCACTCGTGGAACATTAACTACAAGAAGTGGGAGAACGAGGAGGACGAGGATGAGGAGCAGCCGCCTGCTACGCCAGCATCGGGCGAAGAGGGCACTGCTGCCCCCACTGCTGACCCCGAGGCCGCCCCCAGCCCAGCGCCCCGGCCCCCTCTGGACGTCAGGAGCTGGCTGAGGAAGCTCTTCAGTTCCCACAGGTTTCAG GTCATCATCATCTGCCTCGTGGTCCTGGATGCCCTTCTGGTACTCGCCGAGCTCATTTTGGACCTGAAGATCATCCAGCCCGACCAGAACAACTACGCTGCCAGG GTGTTCCACTACATGAGCGTCGCCATCTTGGTCTTTTTTATGATGGAAATTTTCTTGAAGATATTTGTCTTCCGCCTGGAGTTCTTTCATCACAAGTTTGAAATCCTGGATGCCGTCGTGGTGGTAGTCTCCTTCATTCTTGACATTGTCCTCCTGTTCCGGGAACATGAGTTTGAGGCCCTTGGTCTGCTGATTCTGCTCCGGCTCTGGAGGGTGGCCCGAATCATCAATG GGATAATCATCTCAGTGAAGACCCGTTCCGAACGGAAACTCTTACGGTTGAAACAAATGAATATTCAACTGGCCGCCAAGGTCCAACACCTTGAATTCAGCTGCTCGGAGAAG GAACAGGAAATTGAAAGACTTAACAAGCTCTTGAGAGAACACGGACTTCTTGGTGAGGTGAACTAG
- the HVCN1 gene encoding voltage-gated hydrogen channel 1 isoform X1 encodes MAAWDEKAVSRRVKVTPAERMSKFLRHFTVVGDDYHSWNINYKKWENEEDEDEEQPPATPASGEEGTAAPTADPEAAPSPAPRPPLDVRSWLRKLFSSHRFQVIIICLVVLDALLVLAELILDLKIIQPDQNNYAARVFHYMSVAILVFFMMEIFLKIFVFRLEFFHHKFEILDAVVVVVSFILDIVLLFREHEFEALGLLILLRLWRVARIINGIIISVKTRSERKLLRLKQMNIQLAAKVQHLEFSCSEKEQEIERLNKLLREHGLLGEVN; translated from the exons GCGGTCAGCCGCAGGGTCAAGGTGACCCCTGCCGAGAGGATGAGCAAGTTCCTGAGGCACTTCACTGTGGTCGGGGACGACTACCACTCGTGGAACATTAACTACAAGAAGTGGGAGAACGAGGAGGACGAGGATGAGGAGCAGCCGCCTGCTACGCCAGCATCGGGCGAAGAGGGCACTGCTGCCCCCACTGCTGACCCCGAGGCCGCCCCCAGCCCAGCGCCCCGGCCCCCTCTGGACGTCAGGAGCTGGCTGAGGAAGCTCTTCAGTTCCCACAGGTTTCAG GTCATCATCATCTGCCTCGTGGTCCTGGATGCCCTTCTGGTACTCGCCGAGCTCATTTTGGACCTGAAGATCATCCAGCCCGACCAGAACAACTACGCTGCCAGG GTGTTCCACTACATGAGCGTCGCCATCTTGGTCTTTTTTATGATGGAAATTTTCTTGAAGATATTTGTCTTCCGCCTGGAGTTCTTTCATCACAAGTTTGAAATCCTGGATGCCGTCGTGGTGGTAGTCTCCTTCATTCTTGACATTGTCCTCCTGTTCCGGGAACATGAGTTTGAGGCCCTTGGTCTGCTGATTCTGCTCCGGCTCTGGAGGGTGGCCCGAATCATCAATG GGATAATCATCTCAGTGAAGACCCGTTCCGAACGGAAACTCTTACGGTTGAAACAAATGAATATTCAACTGGCCGCCAAGGTCCAACACCTTGAATTCAGCTGCTCGGAGAAG GAACAGGAAATTGAAAGACTTAACAAGCTCTTGAGAGAACACGGACTTCTTGGTGAGGTGAACTAG